TACGCCCCTTTCACGGCTTTTTTCCGTTATTACAGGAATTCTAGAATTAAAATCAGTTACTAACAATACTTTAGCAAAGTTACTTCCTACTTCAATTATCCTTCCTACTAAACCATTATTATGCAGGACTATTTGATTTTTCTTTATACCATCTTCTTCGCCACCATTTAAGTATAAAATCTTATTAAAAGAATTATCTACTAGATATGCAGCGCGCACAGTTTTAAATTTAAACTTTTTGTCAGCAACCGCATTTAATAATTTTTGTAAATCTTTATTTTCTTGATCAAGATGCTTAGTTAGCAAATAGTAATATTCCAGTTTATGTTTTTGTTCTCTTAAATACTTATTTTCTTTATTTAACTTAGATAAATCTTTAATAAAGCCAAACGAATCATAAACTGTTGAAAAACTATTATTGATTATTCCCACCGGGGTAGCAAGCTTATCAGTGACACATTTTTTAACAGCAAGGTAGGTGCCTTGATTAGAGGCATCTAGGTATATTACCAAAACAATAAGCAGGCTAAGAATATAAGCCCATAGCTTTTTAAAGTATAAGCTTAATACTCTCCAATACCTACTTGTTAAGAAAAACATATAATAATATTATTTAATCCTGTTTAAACAAAACATGTTGTAGCTTTTTCATATTTTCAAGCACTTTACCAGTGCCAATGGCTACACAAGATAATGCATCATCAGCTACAAATACCGGTAAACCTGTTGCATCTCTTAATACTATATCAAGATTTTTGAGTAATGAACCACCACCAGTAAGCACAATTCCCTTATCCACAATATCAGAT
This window of the Rickettsiales endosymbiont of Stachyamoeba lipophora genome carries:
- the mreC gene encoding rod shape-determining protein MreC; translation: MFFLTSRYWRVLSLYFKKLWAYILSLLIVLVIYLDASNQGTYLAVKKCVTDKLATPVGIINNSFSTVYDSFGFIKDLSKLNKENKYLREQKHKLEYYYLLTKHLDQENKDLQKLLNAVADKKFKFKTVRAAYLVDNSFNKILYLNGGEEDGIKKNQIVLHNNGLVGRIIEVGSNFAKVLLVTDFNSRIPVITEKSRERGVAVGERFETLNLEYIPEDNSIEEGELVFTSAEIDNFPSGILIGAISKKNGSDIQIKPAINSRNLNFVIVLVN